From Streptomyces sp. 6-11-2, one genomic window encodes:
- a CDS encoding polysaccharide deacetylase family protein encodes MVRVTTTDRRGVLRAGAGLVAGGALAAGCSSTGAAPSATASSASAAESAPAGTPQAAPAPRPFPRQPAQITHGPRDRPRVALTFHGQGDPEIARSLLTEAEKHGARLTVLAVGTWLDQYPQLARRILDGGHDLGNHTQHHVAVNAMAEADARAEITGCADRLKRLTGSIGTWFRPSRAPTASSLVQRLARAAGYPHVLSYDVDSLDYTRPGAPAVTRKVLAEVRNGSVVSLHFGYPDTVTALPDVLTELDRRGLHAVTTTELLS; translated from the coding sequence ATGGTGCGGGTGACCACGACCGATCGCCGCGGCGTGCTGCGGGCCGGTGCCGGGCTCGTCGCCGGGGGCGCGCTCGCCGCCGGCTGTTCCTCCACCGGCGCCGCCCCGTCCGCCACCGCATCCTCGGCCTCCGCCGCCGAGTCCGCGCCCGCCGGCACCCCGCAGGCCGCGCCCGCGCCGCGCCCCTTTCCCCGGCAGCCCGCGCAGATCACCCACGGCCCGCGCGACCGGCCCCGCGTCGCCCTCACCTTCCACGGCCAGGGCGACCCCGAGATCGCCCGCAGCCTGCTCACCGAGGCCGAGAAACACGGCGCCCGCCTCACCGTGCTCGCCGTCGGCACCTGGCTCGACCAGTATCCGCAGCTGGCCCGCCGGATCCTCGACGGCGGCCACGACCTCGGCAACCACACCCAGCACCATGTGGCCGTCAACGCCATGGCGGAGGCCGACGCCCGCGCGGAGATCACCGGCTGCGCGGACCGGCTGAAGCGGCTCACCGGCTCGATCGGCACCTGGTTCCGCCCCTCGCGCGCCCCGACCGCCTCCTCGCTGGTCCAGCGGCTGGCCCGGGCAGCCGGGTACCCGCACGTGCTGTCCTACGACGTCGACTCGCTCGACTACACCCGGCCCGGCGCCCCGGCCGTCACCCGCAAGGTCCTGGCGGAGGTCCGCAACGGATCCGTGGTGAGCCTGCACTTCGGATACCCGGACACGGTCACCGCCCTCCCCGACGTACTCACAGAACTCGACCGCCGCGGCCTCCACGCGGTCACCACCACGGAGCTGCTGAGCTGA
- a CDS encoding MerR family transcriptional regulator: protein MTEDGTGLLTIGELARITGLTVRTIRYWSDEGALPPVARSTGGYRLYDAASVARLELIRTLRELGLGLADVRRVLAGERTVAEVAAAHVAALDAQIRSLKVTRAVLSTVARRGSSAEEMTLMNKLARLSAAERRRIMEEFVEEMFHGLDTADPEIRERMRRTAMDLPEDPTPEQVDAWVELAELVRDPEFRARMRSAAEFNAADRGHETPAGASMWFAKRLVQLAGQALERGLAPEAPEADEVLDDLLGNADHAAVLARLEASHNTRLARYRELLATLKGTSAPTYETEFAWVIAALRARVNG from the coding sequence ATGACCGAAGACGGCACCGGCCTTCTCACCATCGGCGAGCTGGCCCGGATCACCGGACTGACCGTACGCACCATCCGGTACTGGTCGGACGAGGGCGCCCTGCCCCCGGTGGCCCGCTCCACGGGCGGCTACCGCCTCTACGACGCGGCCTCCGTCGCCCGCCTGGAGCTGATCCGCACCCTGCGCGAGCTGGGCCTCGGCCTGGCCGACGTGCGCAGGGTGCTCGCGGGGGAGCGGACGGTCGCGGAGGTCGCGGCAGCCCACGTGGCCGCGCTGGACGCGCAGATCCGCTCCCTGAAGGTGACCCGGGCGGTGCTGTCGACCGTGGCCCGGCGCGGCTCGAGTGCGGAGGAGATGACCCTGATGAACAAACTGGCCCGGCTGTCGGCGGCCGAACGCAGGCGGATCATGGAGGAGTTCGTGGAGGAGATGTTCCACGGCCTCGACACCGCCGATCCCGAGATCCGGGAACGTATGCGGCGCACCGCGATGGACCTGCCCGAGGACCCGACACCCGAGCAGGTCGACGCCTGGGTGGAGCTGGCGGAGCTGGTGCGGGACCCGGAGTTCCGGGCCCGGATGCGCAGCGCGGCCGAGTTCAACGCCGCCGACCGCGGCCACGAGACGCCCGCCGGGGCGTCCATGTGGTTCGCCAAGCGGCTCGTCCAGCTGGCCGGCCAGGCCCTGGAACGCGGCCTGGCCCCGGAGGCCCCCGAAGCCGACGAGGTACTGGACGACCTTCTCGGCAACGCCGACCACGCGGCCGTCCTCGCACGCCTGGAGGCGTCCCACAACACCAGGCTCGCCCGCTACCGCGAGCTGCTGGCGACCCTGAAGGGCACGTCCGCTCCGACGTACGAGACGGAGTTCGCCTGGGTGATCGCCGCACTCCGCGCCCGCGTGAACGGCTGA
- a CDS encoding glycoside hydrolase family 25 protein — protein MLQGIDVSAYQSSTYGTSGLSFVFIKATEGRSYVNSKLSAQTKHGRDAGLVVGFYHFLWPGNITAQAEYFVSHAPEKAGDVLAVDWETTGEGTHASNAEKDAFIRKVKALRPHNRVVLYTNRDFWLNIDTTSYAGDGLWIADYVAAGQPRIKAKWLFHQYTDDPVDKDVANFSGKAALNEWAQGA, from the coding sequence ATGCTGCAGGGCATCGACGTGAGCGCCTACCAGTCCTCCACCTACGGCACGAGCGGCCTCTCCTTCGTCTTCATCAAGGCGACGGAGGGCCGTTCGTACGTCAACTCCAAGCTCAGCGCCCAGACCAAGCACGGCCGCGACGCCGGTCTCGTGGTCGGCTTCTACCACTTCCTGTGGCCGGGCAACATCACCGCGCAGGCGGAGTACTTCGTCTCCCACGCACCCGAGAAGGCCGGCGACGTCCTCGCCGTCGACTGGGAGACGACGGGCGAGGGCACGCACGCGAGCAACGCGGAGAAGGACGCGTTCATCCGCAAGGTCAAGGCCCTGCGCCCGCACAACCGGGTCGTGCTCTACACGAACAGGGACTTCTGGCTGAACATCGACACCACCTCCTACGCGGGCGACGGCCTGTGGATCGCCGACTACGTCGCCGCGGGGCAGCCCCGGATCAAGGCCAAGTGGCTCTTCCACCAGTACACCGACGACCCGGTGGACAAGGACGTGGCGAACTTCTCCGGCAAGGCGGCGCTCAACGAGTGGGCGCAGGGCGCTTGA
- a CDS encoding ATP-binding protein translates to MAGLEGIEQPREQSRATAARWSPAVEDERALKALELYGNPTESEVPLPSRPESAATARRLAQVVVLRQWGLSPKLAEDTVLLVSELVGNAVRHTGARVFGLRMRRRRGWLRVEVRDPSRGLPCLMPVQELDISGRGLFLVDKLSDRWGVDLLPRGKTTWFEMRVADR, encoded by the coding sequence ATGGCGGGGCTGGAAGGCATCGAACAGCCGCGGGAACAGTCACGTGCGACCGCGGCGCGCTGGTCGCCCGCGGTCGAGGACGAACGGGCGCTCAAGGCCCTGGAGTTGTACGGCAATCCGACGGAGTCCGAGGTTCCGCTCCCGTCCCGCCCCGAATCCGCCGCAACCGCCCGCAGGCTCGCCCAGGTCGTCGTCCTGCGTCAGTGGGGACTGTCCCCGAAACTGGCCGAGGACACCGTTCTGCTCGTCTCCGAACTCGTCGGGAACGCCGTGCGGCACACCGGCGCCCGCGTCTTCGGCCTGCGGATGCGCCGCCGCCGCGGCTGGCTCCGCGTCGAGGTCCGCGACCCCTCCCGAGGGCTGCCCTGCCTGATGCCCGTGCAGGAGCTGGACATCAGCGGGCGCGGTCTGTTCCTCGTCGACAAGCTGTCCGACCGCTGGGGGGTCGACCTGCTGCCGCGGGGCAAGACGACATGGTTCGAGATGCGTGTGGCCGACCGCTGA
- a CDS encoding enoyl-CoA hydratase/isomerase family protein yields MTVSLEVAEGVGTLRLDRPPMNALDVATQDRIKELAEEATRREDVRAVVIYGGEKVFAAGADIKEMQVMDHAAMVVRARALQDSFTAVARIPKPVVAAVTGYALGGGCELALCADYRIAADNAKFGQPEILLGLIPGAGGTQRLSRLIGPSRAKDLIFTGRQVKADEALALGLVDRVVPAAEVYEAAHAWAARLAQGPAIALRAAKESIDAGLETDLETGLAIERNWFAGLFATEDRERGMRSFVEEGPGKAKFL; encoded by the coding sequence ATGACCGTATCTCTGGAAGTCGCCGAGGGCGTCGGCACGCTGCGCCTGGACCGCCCGCCCATGAACGCGCTCGACGTCGCGACGCAGGACCGGATCAAAGAACTCGCCGAGGAGGCCACCCGCCGCGAGGACGTGCGCGCCGTGGTGATCTACGGCGGCGAGAAGGTGTTCGCGGCCGGCGCGGACATCAAGGAGATGCAGGTGATGGACCACGCGGCCATGGTCGTGCGGGCCCGCGCCCTGCAGGACTCCTTCACCGCCGTGGCCCGCATCCCCAAGCCGGTGGTCGCCGCGGTCACGGGCTACGCGCTGGGCGGCGGCTGCGAGCTCGCGCTCTGCGCGGACTACCGCATCGCCGCCGACAACGCCAAGTTCGGCCAGCCGGAGATCCTGCTCGGCCTCATCCCCGGCGCGGGCGGCACCCAGCGGCTGTCCCGGCTGATCGGTCCCTCCCGGGCCAAGGACCTCATCTTCACGGGCCGTCAGGTCAAGGCCGACGAGGCCCTCGCGCTCGGCCTGGTGGACCGCGTGGTCCCGGCCGCCGAGGTGTACGAGGCCGCGCACGCCTGGGCCGCCCGGCTCGCACAGGGACCCGCGATCGCGCTGCGCGCCGCCAAGGAGTCGATCGACGCCGGCCTGGAGACGGACCTCGAGACCGGGCTCGCCATCGAGCGCAACTGGTTCGCCGGCCTGTTCGCCACGGAGGACCGCGAGCGCGGCATGCGCAGCTTCGTCGAGGAGGGCCCCGGCAAGGCGAAGTTCCTGTGA
- a CDS encoding SPFH domain-containing protein produces the protein MDRIRGEFIDIVEWTDDSRDTIVWRFPRYENEIKMGAKLVVRESQTAVFVNEGQIADVFTPGTYTLETQNLPVLSTLKGWKYGFHSPFKAEVYFVTTRQFTDLKWGTQNPVIVRDPEFGMVRLRAFGAFAARVVDAAALLRELAGTDPQFRTEEVQEYLRQLIVGRLATALATAGVPMLDLATRQDGLGARLAGALTEELAPVGIAVPKFIIENISLPPEVEAAVDARSRMGIVGDLDQYTQLQAADAIGDAARNPGAAGEGVGLGVGMALGRRMAEGLAPQQPPAAAAPSPAATPPPLPQQQWFIGVGGAQQGPYDSAALTGLIGAGTLTRTTLVWQNGMSGWLPAEQVPEVERLFGSVPPPLPPQA, from the coding sequence ATGGACCGTATACGTGGTGAGTTCATCGACATCGTCGAGTGGACCGACGACAGCCGCGACACCATCGTCTGGCGCTTCCCGCGCTACGAGAACGAGATCAAGATGGGCGCCAAGCTCGTCGTCCGCGAGTCGCAGACGGCGGTCTTCGTCAACGAGGGGCAGATCGCCGACGTCTTCACGCCCGGCACCTACACCCTGGAGACGCAGAACCTGCCGGTGCTGTCCACCCTGAAGGGCTGGAAGTACGGCTTCCACTCGCCCTTCAAGGCCGAGGTCTACTTCGTCACGACCCGCCAGTTCACCGACCTCAAGTGGGGCACCCAGAACCCCGTCATCGTCCGCGACCCCGAGTTCGGCATGGTCCGGCTGCGGGCCTTCGGCGCCTTCGCCGCCCGTGTCGTGGACGCCGCCGCGCTGCTGCGCGAACTGGCCGGCACCGACCCGCAGTTCCGCACCGAGGAGGTGCAGGAGTACCTGCGGCAGCTGATCGTCGGCCGGCTGGCCACCGCCCTGGCCACGGCCGGGGTGCCGATGCTGGACCTGGCCACCCGGCAGGACGGGCTCGGCGCCAGGCTGGCGGGCGCCCTCACCGAGGAGCTGGCCCCGGTCGGCATCGCCGTCCCCAAGTTCATCATCGAGAACATCTCGCTGCCGCCCGAGGTCGAGGCCGCCGTCGACGCCCGCTCCCGGATGGGGATCGTGGGCGACCTCGACCAGTACACCCAGCTCCAGGCGGCCGACGCGATCGGCGACGCCGCGCGCAACCCCGGCGCCGCGGGCGAGGGCGTCGGACTGGGTGTCGGCATGGCCCTAGGCCGGCGCATGGCGGAGGGTCTCGCCCCGCAGCAGCCCCCCGCCGCAGCGGCCCCCTCGCCCGCCGCCACCCCGCCGCCGCTGCCCCAGCAGCAGTGGTTCATCGGCGTCGGCGGCGCCCAGCAGGGCCCGTACGACAGTGCCGCGCTGACCGGCCTGATCGGCGCCGGCACCCTCACCCGGACCACCCTGGTCTGGCAGAACGGCATGTCCGGCTGGCTCCCCGCCGAACAGGTCCCGGAGGTCGAACGCCTCTTCGGCAGCGTCCCGCCGCCGCTGCCGCCCCAGGCCTGA
- a CDS encoding Ig-like domain-containing protein produces the protein MNVRPISGASVDARGRRGSKGLLALASGVLLLAVTACGGGGAQGPASSEGKGKGSETARSEQSQAVVTIAPENGAKSVDTSGALKVGATKGKLTQVVVKDTKGTAIAGRISADGSAWTPDIHLAASTKYTVHALAKDSEGREAAEDSSFTTLTPQNTFVGYFTPEDGSTVGVGMPFSLRFTRGITAPKAVEKAIEIKTEPAVEVAGHWFGNDRLDFRPEQYWKAGTKVTVTLNFDGVEGRSGVYGKQTKTVSFTIGRNQVSVVDAKKHTMKVMREGKVVKTLPITAGAPGTATWNGQMVITEKLTVTRMNGETVGFGGEYDIKDVPHAMRLTTSGTFIHGNYWGGGAFGNYNASHGCIGLRDVRGGYDSGVPAAWFFNRSMVGDVVVVKNSQDRTVAPDNGMNGWNMSWEDWKA, from the coding sequence GTGAACGTGCGGCCGATATCGGGGGCGTCGGTGGATGCGCGAGGACGACGGGGAAGCAAGGGGCTGCTGGCGCTGGCCTCCGGCGTGCTGCTTCTCGCCGTCACCGCGTGCGGCGGAGGGGGCGCCCAGGGGCCGGCGTCCAGTGAGGGGAAGGGCAAGGGGTCCGAGACGGCCCGCAGCGAGCAGTCGCAGGCGGTCGTGACCATCGCGCCCGAGAACGGCGCCAAGTCCGTCGACACCAGCGGCGCCCTCAAGGTCGGTGCGACCAAGGGCAAGCTGACCCAGGTCGTCGTCAAGGACACCAAGGGCACCGCGATAGCCGGGCGGATCTCCGCCGACGGCTCCGCGTGGACCCCGGACATCCACCTGGCCGCCTCGACCAAGTACACGGTGCACGCCCTCGCCAAGGACTCCGAGGGCCGTGAGGCGGCCGAGGACTCCAGCTTCACCACACTGACGCCGCAGAACACCTTCGTCGGCTACTTCACTCCCGAGGACGGCTCCACCGTCGGCGTCGGAATGCCGTTCTCGCTCCGCTTCACCCGGGGCATCACGGCCCCGAAGGCCGTCGAGAAGGCGATCGAGATCAAGACCGAGCCGGCCGTCGAGGTCGCCGGCCACTGGTTCGGCAACGACCGCCTCGACTTCCGGCCCGAGCAGTACTGGAAGGCCGGCACCAAGGTCACCGTCACGCTCAACTTCGACGGCGTCGAGGGTCGCTCCGGCGTCTACGGCAAGCAGACCAAGACCGTCTCCTTCACCATCGGCCGCAACCAGGTCTCCGTGGTCGACGCCAAGAAGCACACGATGAAGGTCATGCGGGAGGGCAAGGTCGTCAAGACCCTCCCCATCACCGCGGGAGCGCCGGGCACCGCCACCTGGAACGGCCAGATGGTCATCACCGAGAAGCTCACGGTGACCCGCATGAACGGCGAGACGGTCGGCTTCGGCGGCGAGTACGACATCAAGGACGTCCCGCACGCCATGCGCCTGACCACCTCCGGCACCTTCATCCACGGCAACTACTGGGGCGGCGGCGCCTTCGGCAACTACAACGCCAGCCACGGCTGCATCGGCCTGCGCGACGTGCGCGGCGGCTACGACAGCGGGGTGCCGGCCGCCTGGTTCTTCAACCGCTCGATGGTCGGCGACGTGGTCGTCGTGAAGAACTCCCAGGACCGGACCGTCGCCCCGGACAACGGGATGAACGGCTGGAACATGTCCTGGGAGGACTGGAAGGCCTGA
- a CDS encoding N-acetylmuramoyl-L-alanine amidase — translation MGRPRYIWGTAAVATAGIVGGLLLSTGSDQPGNAADGDGKPGPVTSQALTAELPTTEHGTKASLKQERTEPFSMLGITWSDPSARVEGTIEARTRAVGSGQWSDWLRLDGGGGQGEAAARRGGTEPAWVGPSDGVEVRVTAGGRTSDRLPAGLRLDMVDPGKGATGAANGTGAMEPAAFQVDAPDDPSESPDPTEGQPADSPPAETPAGDDPTTDPAESETPAESTPPSQAPSSSAPASQPPSTPPSPSATAPAGPPSTAPRPAIVSRAGWGADESISPEAPDYLPGGKIKAVVVHHTAESNTYTCADAPAVVRGIYAYHVKQLGWKDVGYNFLVDKCGTVYEGRKGGVDRPVMGAHAYGFNSETAGISVLGTYTDVAPSDAALTSVARIAAWKLGQYGVDPAGTTTLTAGDSGRSYAGKTWAKGGKLSLPTIHGHRDNFNTQCPGNAYYAKLPTVRAWAAGPVTGLTIKSVTGAGLSGTTYYTKAAITVNWAATTPSALIGTYELLVDGQPVATAAGTATSAKATLTPGSHQVQVRATHQSGRTATSTAATVVAETTAPTFPTKPALALRAGTVSTTAVPVTLSWKAADNTALKEVRLTAPAAATYGPTATGASLTAKPGAATTWSLTAYDLAGNTGTASVSGTPVIVQETAATKAGTWTSKSSTSYLGGASSTSSTKNASLTWTFTGRSVAWLVSRAATSGQADIYVDGTKTATVDLKSATTKYRDAIWTKSWSTSAKHTIKIVVVGTAGRPAVTTDGIVYLK, via the coding sequence ATGGGTAGACCTCGCTACATCTGGGGTACGGCTGCCGTGGCCACGGCAGGAATTGTCGGAGGGCTTTTACTGAGCACAGGCTCCGACCAGCCGGGCAACGCCGCTGATGGTGACGGCAAGCCGGGTCCCGTCACAAGCCAGGCCCTCACCGCCGAGCTGCCGACGACCGAGCACGGCACCAAGGCCTCTCTGAAGCAGGAGCGGACCGAGCCGTTCAGCATGCTCGGCATCACCTGGAGCGACCCCTCGGCACGGGTCGAGGGCACGATCGAGGCCCGCACCCGTGCCGTGGGATCCGGTCAGTGGTCGGACTGGCTGCGGTTGGACGGTGGTGGCGGTCAGGGCGAGGCGGCCGCCCGGCGCGGCGGTACGGAACCGGCCTGGGTGGGGCCCTCCGACGGAGTGGAGGTGCGGGTCACCGCGGGCGGCCGTACGTCCGATCGTCTGCCTGCCGGGTTGCGTCTGGACATGGTCGATCCCGGCAAGGGCGCCACCGGCGCCGCGAACGGCACCGGAGCGATGGAGCCGGCGGCCTTCCAGGTCGACGCGCCCGACGATCCGTCCGAGTCGCCCGACCCCACGGAGGGTCAACCGGCCGACTCCCCGCCGGCCGAGACTCCGGCCGGCGACGATCCCACCACCGATCCGGCCGAGTCCGAGACCCCGGCCGAGTCCACCCCGCCGAGCCAGGCGCCGAGTTCTTCCGCACCGGCCTCCCAGCCCCCGTCCACACCCCCCAGCCCCAGTGCCACCGCGCCCGCGGGTCCCCCGTCCACCGCGCCCAGGCCGGCGATCGTGTCGCGGGCCGGGTGGGGCGCCGACGAGTCGATCAGTCCCGAGGCGCCCGACTACCTGCCCGGTGGCAAGATCAAGGCGGTGGTGGTCCACCACACCGCCGAGAGCAACACCTACACCTGCGCCGACGCCCCCGCGGTCGTCCGCGGCATCTACGCGTACCACGTCAAGCAGTTGGGCTGGAAAGACGTCGGCTACAACTTCCTGGTCGACAAGTGCGGCACGGTCTACGAGGGCCGCAAGGGCGGAGTGGACCGGCCGGTGATGGGCGCCCACGCCTACGGCTTCAACTCCGAGACCGCCGGCATCTCCGTCCTGGGCACCTACACCGATGTCGCGCCGAGCGACGCCGCGCTGACCTCGGTCGCCAGGATCGCCGCCTGGAAGCTCGGGCAGTACGGCGTGGACCCGGCCGGCACGACCACCCTCACCGCGGGTGACAGCGGCCGCAGCTACGCCGGCAAGACCTGGGCCAAGGGCGGGAAGCTGAGCCTGCCGACCATTCACGGGCACCGCGACAACTTCAACACCCAGTGCCCCGGCAACGCGTACTACGCCAAGCTGCCCACCGTCCGCGCCTGGGCGGCCGGTCCCGTCACCGGGCTGACGATCAAGTCCGTCACCGGAGCGGGGCTGTCCGGCACGACGTACTACACCAAGGCCGCGATCACCGTGAACTGGGCGGCCACCACACCGTCCGCGCTGATCGGCACGTACGAACTCCTGGTCGACGGACAGCCGGTGGCCACGGCCGCGGGGACCGCCACCTCGGCCAAGGCCACGCTGACGCCGGGCAGCCACCAGGTGCAGGTCCGCGCCACCCACCAGTCCGGCAGGACGGCCACCTCCACGGCGGCCACGGTCGTCGCGGAAACCACCGCCCCCACCTTCCCCACCAAGCCGGCCCTGGCACTGCGCGCGGGAACGGTGAGCACCACCGCGGTCCCGGTTACCCTGAGCTGGAAGGCGGCCGACAACACCGCCCTCAAGGAGGTCAGGCTCACCGCCCCGGCCGCCGCCACGTACGGGCCGACCGCGACCGGTGCGAGCCTCACCGCCAAGCCGGGTGCGGCGACCACCTGGTCCCTGACCGCGTACGACCTGGCGGGCAACACCGGCACGGCCAGCGTGTCCGGCACCCCCGTCATCGTCCAGGAGACGGCCGCGACGAAGGCCGGCACCTGGACGAGCAAGTCCTCGACCAGCTACCTGGGCGGCGCCTCCTCCACCAGCTCGACCAAGAACGCCTCCCTGACCTGGACCTTCACCGGCCGCTCCGTGGCCTGGCTGGTCTCCCGGGCCGCCACCTCCGGGCAGGCGGACATCTACGTCGACGGCACCAAGACCGCCACGGTCGACCTGAAGTCGGCGACGACCAAGTACCGTGACGCGATCTGGACCAAGAGCTGGTCCACCAGCGCGAAGCACACGATCAAGATCGTGGTCGTCGGCACCGCGGGCCGCCCCGCCGTCACCACGGACGGCATCGTCTACCTCAAGTAG
- a CDS encoding YncE family protein, protein MPPTSIARALTAGAACLALTALSACTGGGSKNHADEPLGSKEPARPAQQQVADVLPGMPPVLDPTDVYSADRPGKLSPVVKDFPSRVYVPNTNSNTVTVIDPETYEVIETIPVGRQPQHVVPSWDLKTLWVNNDLGNSLTPIDPRTGKAGKPVDVHDPYNLYFTPDGKYAVVMASKDHQLVFRDAHTMKTVKAVPVTCAGVNHADFSLDGRYFIVSCEFSAELLKVDTAKMEVVGQQKLDFRGAMPQDVKMSPDGKKFYVADMVANGLWILNGDTFGKPGFLPTGKGAHGLYVSRDSREMYISNRGEGTISVFDFAQGKLTKKWHLPQGGSPDMGGVSTDGKVLWLSGRYNSEVYAIDTRTGAQLARIKVGNGPHGLAVYPQPGRYSLGHTGIFR, encoded by the coding sequence ATGCCACCCACTTCCATCGCCCGGGCCCTGACCGCCGGCGCCGCCTGCCTCGCGCTCACCGCGCTGTCCGCCTGCACCGGCGGGGGCTCGAAGAACCACGCCGACGAACCCCTCGGCAGCAAGGAGCCCGCCCGGCCCGCGCAGCAGCAGGTAGCCGACGTGCTGCCCGGCATGCCGCCGGTCCTCGACCCGACCGACGTCTACTCCGCCGACCGCCCGGGCAAACTCTCCCCGGTGGTCAAGGACTTCCCGTCCCGTGTCTACGTCCCCAACACCAACTCCAACACCGTCACGGTCATCGACCCCGAGACGTACGAGGTCATCGAGACCATCCCGGTGGGCCGCCAGCCCCAGCACGTCGTGCCGTCCTGGGACCTGAAGACGCTGTGGGTCAACAACGACCTCGGCAACTCCCTGACCCCCATCGACCCGAGAACCGGCAAGGCGGGCAAGCCGGTCGACGTGCACGACCCGTACAACCTCTACTTCACGCCCGACGGAAAGTACGCCGTCGTCATGGCCTCCAAGGACCACCAGCTCGTCTTCCGCGACGCGCACACCATGAAGACGGTCAAGGCCGTCCCGGTCACCTGCGCCGGCGTCAACCACGCCGACTTCTCCCTGGACGGCCGCTACTTCATCGTCTCCTGCGAGTTCAGCGCCGAACTGCTCAAGGTCGACACCGCGAAGATGGAGGTCGTCGGACAGCAGAAGCTGGACTTCCGCGGCGCCATGCCGCAGGACGTGAAGATGTCGCCCGACGGCAAGAAGTTCTACGTCGCCGACATGGTGGCCAACGGGCTGTGGATCCTGAACGGCGACACCTTCGGCAAGCCGGGCTTCCTGCCCACCGGCAAGGGCGCCCACGGCCTGTACGTCAGCCGCGACTCCCGCGAGATGTACATCTCCAACCGCGGCGAGGGCACCATCTCCGTCTTCGACTTCGCCCAGGGCAAGTTGACCAAGAAGTGGCACCTTCCGCAGGGCGGCAGCCCCGACATGGGCGGCGTCTCCACCGACGGCAAGGTGCTGTGGCTGTCGGGCCGTTACAACTCCGAGGTGTACGCCATCGACACCCGGACCGGCGCCCAGCTCGCCCGCATCAAGGTCGGCAACGGTCCGCACGGCCTCGCGGTGTACCCCCAGCCGGGCCGCTACTCCCTGGGTCACACGGGCATCTTCCGCTGA
- a CDS encoding phosphatidylinositol-specific phospholipase C domain-containing protein, whose amino-acid sequence MRGTRGPAALLGAVALLTAVPGNARAAEPTFSGTTAIGTHNAYEKAKYTYFAQALDSGASLLEIDVYTDPLTRRWRVSHSNPLGNDNNCEAAKTPGELYGRSRNQDLGSCLDNIAAWHQLHPDHRPIVFKMEMKNGFNNTLGLGPAAFDTLVRQKLGDMVYKPSDLLGGKHPSLDAAAKADAWPSRDALTGKVLFELIPGTVEQANPFDHYWTDQEYGDHLRDLYAAGTITSAQAFPAVLGAAAGDPRASRYDASIRPWFVFFDGDAATYVGQGYDTSFYARNHYILITTDAAGVAPAISSTAPTDAEVAARLSLLAGHHASVITSDWSAKPAAVLGSVVPRS is encoded by the coding sequence ATGCGTGGGACGAGAGGACCGGCAGCCTTACTGGGTGCCGTCGCGCTGCTGACGGCGGTTCCCGGCAACGCCCGTGCGGCGGAGCCGACGTTCTCGGGGACGACGGCGATCGGTACGCACAACGCGTACGAGAAGGCCAAGTACACGTACTTCGCGCAGGCGCTGGACTCCGGCGCCTCGCTGCTCGAAATCGACGTCTACACCGACCCGTTGACCCGGCGCTGGCGGGTCAGCCACAGCAATCCGCTGGGCAACGACAACAACTGCGAGGCCGCGAAGACCCCCGGCGAGCTGTACGGCAGGAGCCGCAACCAGGACCTCGGAAGCTGCCTGGACAACATCGCCGCCTGGCATCAGCTGCACCCCGACCACCGGCCGATCGTCTTCAAGATGGAGATGAAGAACGGCTTCAACAACACCCTCGGCCTCGGGCCCGCCGCGTTCGACACCCTGGTCCGGCAGAAGCTCGGCGACATGGTCTACAAGCCGTCGGACCTGCTGGGCGGGAAACACCCCTCGCTGGACGCGGCCGCGAAGGCCGACGCCTGGCCGTCCCGGGACGCCCTGACCGGCAAGGTCCTCTTCGAGCTGATCCCCGGCACGGTGGAGCAGGCCAACCCCTTCGACCACTACTGGACCGACCAGGAGTACGGCGACCACCTGCGCGACCTGTACGCGGCCGGGACCATCACCTCCGCCCAGGCCTTCCCCGCCGTGCTCGGCGCCGCCGCCGGCGACCCGCGCGCGAGCCGTTACGACGCCTCGATCCGCCCCTGGTTCGTGTTCTTCGACGGCGACGCGGCGACCTACGTCGGCCAGGGCTACGACACGTCCTTCTACGCCCGGAACCACTACATCCTGATCACGACGGACGCGGCCGGCGTGGCCCCGGCGATCTCCTCGACCGCCCCCACGGACGCCGAGGTGGCCGCCCGCCTCTCCCTCCTGGCCGGGCACCACGCCAGCGTGATCACCTCGGACTGGTCGGCCAAGCCTGCCGCCGTACTGGGTTCGGTGGTCCCCCGGAGCTGA